A stretch of DNA from Kazachstania africana CBS 2517 chromosome 3, complete genome:
AAACAGAAACTCACAATGACAAAATTACGATGTGCGATAGACTTGCATCGTGTTGATGGCCAGCGCAGACTATTTTTTATGAACCAAATATATccaataaataaatcaatatcattaagGCTAAAAAAGATGTAATCATATTCATACATATTCTCTCATTTGTATTTTCGCATACCAATACTACTCCCATGCCAGTTGTGCTAGCACCACACTGTTTGGTAGCCGCATTTTGTTTCCAAAGCGATTTCGTGCTTTTGCATGGGTTAATTATCATGATTGGTGTGTCACACTTAATACTCGACTGATATAACAATCTGAATGTACAGCTATTCATTTTGTTTAATGgttcaataatatattgataattatcatttttttgtagCAATAATCACCGGGCAGATATGCTTTTATGAAAAGTAACGATGAAAGACTGACTTTTATACAATACAAAAGTTGCAGCAAATTGGGCTAACGCCATGGATCGAGTATTTGAAGACTGCTTTCAAGATGTTGCATATCGAGCTTTCACGTAGTACATTGTAATTGCACTAGCCCtgaaacaatatttttgattaaAAACATGCACAAACTTTGACCTGATAGTAAGTTGGCCCTCCGTGCCAGGgcccaaaaaaaaaaaatcgaatattcaataatgatgataccTTAGTTTAGACGTCCCATTCTATTATACATTCACAAGCAACGTCATTAAAAGTACGGCCACTTTCAGCCTCGACAAGTTTAACATAAACAGCTGAAGGTCCGTTATAAAAGAACGAAAAACATGAGCCTATCATATTGTTTGGGATTTCAGTATCGAGGACTTCAACAAGAAAACTGTTTATTTCAATAGCCTCGGCATTGGAAGCGGAAAACGAACCCGGTTCTCTTTTATTCTTCGAATATCTATAAATTACATAATTGATTCTCTCTTCCTCCACCATTAGGTAACCTCCAAGACTACCATCTAGAGCAGATAGTGACTCATAGTCACCAGACCAAATATTGCTGATAGACATAGCAATAGACGATTTCATGTCAGCAGTTGATACTTTGGATAACGGAGAGTTCGATTGTTTGTCGTTGTCAGCAACATGCATTATGAACACCCTTTGCTTCATGAACCAGTCATATCAACTCGAAACTTTATACTCATTGATTGGCGGAAGGGTACCATTAATAGCCACGGATCCACCGAACACGGTACTTAAGTGAGCAAAAAGATCACGATCTAAATATGCCTCCGTCGCATCAAGATCAACATCAATACCAAGAAGGTGAACTCGATTTTTAGCAATAGTACATATTCCCATAGGACTtgtatttttgttttgatcGGCGATAGAAGGGGCTGCGATTCGATAATCTGCACATAAATTATTCATCACAATATAGCTAATGTAAAGTCTATAAAGTTCATTCGAAGGGGCAATGGGGTTATCAGAGGCTAAGAAAAGTAATTGATGGAGGTTTCCTTGGTGCCATGGAACAAACATCTGGGCCTATATGCAGTAGAGGCGCTGGCGCTTACTCAGTACGAAAGGAACCTCAGTTACAAATAACTTTCGAAAGGCAAAGAATTGAGGCATATACTATAATGATATATCACATATCATAAATCTTAAAATAAAGTACCATAGTAAAGAAAGttctttttaaaattttctacgatagaatgaaacaaattaaGCAGATACTGTACCAGCCACAGGCCCTGGTGCATCCCAACCGGAAACAGCTTCACAAGCAACGTCATCAAAATCCATCTTACTATCAGCCATAATGAATTTAGCATAAGCAACTCTAGATTCATCATGGAATAAAGTGACACATGCTCCTGTTGTACCTCTTGGAAATTTGGTATCAATAGCTTCGATCAAGATTGCTTCCAAGTCACTACCTTTTGCAAAATTACAACCATGACCATTTTTCGAATACTTGTAAACTAAGTACTCAACTTTTTTGCCATCAACTTTAACGGTGTTAGAATAGGAGCTACATATTTGAGTTGAAGAGTGCTTTTTATTGGATGAACCATCCTTTACAAGGCCATAAATGTTACTTACAATGGTCGAAAGAGTATCAACTAAGGAAATGAAAGACATCGAAAAACTAGGATCACTTCCTTTGTAAGCGGTGGTAGCAATATGGGATTTAGCCTTCTTATAAGAATCAACAATTATTTCTCTGTAATATcctttctcaaaattttcgaaagtCTTATTAGAAACGTTTGTGCCTGTGAACAGAGCATTCAATTGACTAAAAAGTTTCATATCAATGTAACTATACAGCT
This window harbors:
- the KAFR0C06590 gene encoding uncharacterized protein, which encodes MKQRVFIMHVADNDKQSNSPLSKVSTADMKSSIAMSISNIWSGDYESLSALDGSLGGYLMVEEERINYVIYRYSKNKREPGSFSASNAEAIEINSFLVEVLDTEIPNNMIGSCFSFFYNGPSAVYVKLVEAESGRTFNDVACECIIEWDV
- the KAFR0C06595 gene encoding uncharacterized protein; amino-acid sequence: MRLVATRMSFFNINSFSALIASMCLLTYVAVSTENNSTTLLSNNTDEVTAKYFSPARGNPYLPTDDLYRPYITFQLLSQLYNNHPTKDISLITQNNETGIVVIRTHVVTNYSKLYEEASDELYSYIDMKLFSQLNALFTGTNVSNKTFENFEKGYYREIIVDSYKKAKSHIATTAYKGSDPSFSMSFISLVDTLSTIVSNIYGLVKDGSSNKKHSSTQICSSYSNTVKVDGKKVEYLVYKYSKNGHGCNFAKGSDLEAILIEAIDTKFPRGTTGACVTLFHDESRVAYAKFIMADSKMDFDDVACEAVSGWDAPGPVAGTVSA